In one window of Desulforhabdus amnigena DNA:
- the coaE gene encoding dephospho-CoA kinase (Dephospho-CoA kinase (CoaE) performs the final step in coenzyme A biosynthesis.), which produces MGLIVKTGKIAITGGIATGKSTVARMFAELGAIILDADQVAREVVEVGTPCWKSLHHLLGPAFFEKDGQLKRRKLRDCIIDDRECRNKVNAILHPSILEKMEQEWQYHHRTHPGRPVIFDIPLLFEGKFHPHFGTIILVYVPQEIQIRRLMERDGLSRPEAEKTLTMQLPIDSKKSLSHLIIDNSYSIDHTKQQVQAVWNQLKN; this is translated from the coding sequence ATGGGACTTATTGTGAAGACCGGGAAAATAGCCATTACAGGAGGAATCGCCACGGGCAAGAGCACCGTTGCGCGGATGTTTGCAGAGCTGGGAGCGATTATCCTGGATGCAGATCAAGTGGCCCGCGAAGTGGTAGAAGTAGGTACTCCCTGCTGGAAGAGCCTTCACCATCTCCTGGGGCCCGCCTTCTTCGAAAAGGATGGACAGCTGAAGAGGCGAAAACTGAGGGACTGCATTATCGACGACAGGGAATGCCGGAACAAGGTGAACGCCATTTTACATCCCTCCATCCTCGAAAAGATGGAGCAGGAGTGGCAATATCACCATCGAACACATCCCGGACGGCCTGTTATCTTTGATATTCCGCTGCTTTTCGAAGGGAAATTTCATCCGCATTTTGGAACGATCATTCTCGTTTACGTGCCGCAGGAAATTCAAATCCGCCGCTTGATGGAGCGAGACGGCCTGTCCCGCCCAGAAGCCGAAAAGACCCTCACCATGCAACTCCCCATCGATTCAAAGAAATCGCTTTCCCACCTGATCATCGACAATTCCTACTCGATCGACCATACAAAGCAGCAGGTCCAGGCGGTCTGGAATCAGCTCAAGAACTGA
- a CDS encoding IS701 family transposase → MTLKELDYWEDSFRSFHARFSHLFPRAQSREQSAKYLHSLLAPVERKNGWQMAEAIGDKRPDKMERLLYRVNWDADEARDILEQFVIENFADPEGIGVVDETGFIKKGDKSVGVKRQYTGTAGKVENSQVGTFLTYSSAKGHVFLDRRLFLPEDWANDMVRRKGAKVPDEVVFETKPEQAFSMLDHAWKMGVPIRWVTGDEIYGDSPKLRAAIQESGHWYVLAVSCNTPVWTRRPLLQQPLRKGMGRPPTRVRLAKDAPHAGTVAEVVMGWSPDVWKRFSVAKGEKGPRTYDWARVRVIESRGKLPGPEVWLLARRSVAKPEEMAYYLCFAPENVPLTRLAQVASTRYTIEQCFEEGKGEAGLDHYEVRYWHSWHRHITLSMMAHTWLSSIRASEEGKKRRRAGRADSSRGEATA, encoded by the coding sequence ATGACGTTGAAAGAGTTGGATTATTGGGAAGATTCTTTTCGGTCCTTTCATGCTCGTTTTTCTCATCTATTCCCCCGGGCGCAATCTCGGGAACAGTCGGCAAAATACCTTCACTCCTTGCTTGCACCCGTTGAGCGCAAGAACGGCTGGCAGATGGCTGAGGCCATAGGAGATAAGAGACCGGATAAGATGGAAAGGCTGCTTTACCGAGTGAACTGGGATGCGGATGAGGCACGGGATATTTTGGAGCAGTTCGTGATCGAGAATTTTGCAGACCCGGAAGGAATTGGAGTCGTAGATGAGACGGGTTTTATCAAAAAAGGTGATAAGTCTGTCGGGGTGAAAAGACAATACACGGGTACGGCCGGGAAGGTGGAAAACTCTCAGGTGGGAACCTTCCTCACCTATTCCTCGGCCAAAGGACATGTGTTCCTGGACAGAAGACTCTTTCTTCCCGAGGACTGGGCCAATGACATGGTAAGACGCAAGGGGGCGAAGGTTCCTGATGAGGTGGTGTTTGAGACCAAGCCCGAACAGGCCTTCTCGATGCTCGATCATGCCTGGAAAATGGGTGTCCCGATACGCTGGGTCACAGGAGATGAGATCTACGGGGATTCTCCGAAACTTCGAGCAGCTATCCAGGAGAGTGGACACTGGTATGTCTTGGCAGTCTCTTGCAATACCCCCGTTTGGACCAGGCGACCGTTGCTCCAACAGCCCTTGCGCAAAGGGATGGGCAGGCCACCCACAAGGGTACGGTTGGCCAAGGATGCTCCGCATGCCGGGACGGTGGCTGAGGTGGTGATGGGATGGTCTCCTGATGTCTGGAAGCGGTTCAGTGTGGCAAAAGGAGAAAAGGGACCGAGAACTTATGACTGGGCAAGGGTTCGTGTGATCGAGAGCCGTGGCAAGCTCCCCGGACCTGAGGTCTGGCTTCTGGCCAGACGATCTGTAGCCAAACCCGAAGAAATGGCCTACTACCTTTGCTTTGCTCCCGAGAATGTTCCTCTCACTCGTCTTGCCCAGGTGGCATCGACCCGCTACACCATTGAGCAATGCTTTGAGGAAGGCAAAGGAGAAGCCGGGCTTGATCACTATGAAGTCAGGTACTGGCACAGCTGGCATCGTCACATTACCCTCTCTATGATGGCCCATACCTGGCTGAGCTCGATCCGGGCTTCGGAGGAGGGGAAAAAAAGACGCAGAGCTGGCCGAGCTGACAGTTCCAGAGGTGAGGCGACTGCTTGA
- a CDS encoding SufB/SufD family protein has protein sequence MYNRQTLIEKASKALDKKAAIGPDINLDEFDKAPVLHKYLDEAELQNLPQEEKHQLLMAGVDVSGLERGGTFIQKDTSVVHCKSKQEGIEVLPIREALEKYDWIQDYYWKLASVETDKYTAASELSLHNGYVIRALPGVKSIYPIQACLYLDKQGLQQNVHNIIIAEEDSELHIITGCSTSPHTTKGIHVGISEFFIKKNAKLSFTMIHNWAEDMVVRPRSVAQVEEGGLFLNNYICMKPVRSLQMYPTTHLVGENAVARMYSIIVGSPGSEYDVGGRVYLKKPGNRAEVVARTITNGGKIVSRGHLIGEVADIKAHLECKGLILKGGLIYAVPELEGHVDGVEMSHEAAVGKIAQEEIFYLMSRGLSEDEATSTIVRGFLSVDIPGLPPKLKAEIDKAIELSEKDVM, from the coding sequence ATGTACAACAGGCAGACCCTAATAGAAAAGGCATCAAAGGCGCTGGATAAAAAGGCGGCTATCGGTCCCGACATCAACCTGGATGAATTCGACAAGGCTCCCGTTCTTCACAAATATCTCGACGAAGCCGAGCTGCAGAATCTTCCCCAGGAGGAGAAGCATCAATTGCTCATGGCGGGAGTCGATGTGTCCGGCCTGGAACGGGGAGGCACCTTCATCCAAAAGGATACTTCCGTTGTTCATTGCAAGTCCAAACAGGAAGGCATCGAGGTCCTTCCCATTCGAGAGGCATTGGAGAAATACGACTGGATTCAGGACTATTACTGGAAGCTGGCCTCGGTGGAAACGGACAAATACACCGCCGCCTCGGAGCTCAGCCTGCACAACGGATATGTGATCCGCGCCCTGCCGGGAGTCAAGAGCATCTACCCGATCCAGGCCTGCCTTTACCTGGATAAACAAGGGCTTCAGCAAAATGTTCACAACATCATCATTGCTGAAGAGGATTCGGAATTGCATATCATAACGGGATGCTCGACCTCTCCCCATACGACCAAGGGGATACATGTAGGCATTTCCGAGTTTTTTATAAAGAAAAACGCAAAATTGAGCTTCACCATGATTCACAATTGGGCGGAAGACATGGTGGTACGCCCGCGTTCCGTCGCCCAGGTGGAGGAAGGCGGACTCTTTCTGAACAATTACATCTGCATGAAGCCGGTCCGATCTTTGCAGATGTACCCGACGACGCATCTCGTGGGCGAAAATGCCGTAGCGAGAATGTACAGCATCATCGTGGGCAGTCCCGGTTCGGAATACGATGTGGGCGGTCGGGTCTATCTCAAGAAACCAGGCAACCGGGCTGAAGTGGTGGCGCGAACGATCACCAACGGGGGTAAAATCGTTTCCAGAGGCCACTTGATCGGTGAAGTCGCGGACATCAAGGCGCACCTGGAGTGCAAGGGGTTGATCCTGAAGGGCGGTTTGATTTATGCCGTTCCCGAGCTCGAAGGGCATGTGGATGGAGTGGAAATGTCCCATGAAGCGGCGGTCGGTAAGATCGCTCAGGAAGAAATTTTCTATCTCATGTCCCGCGGCCTCAGTGAAGATGAGGCCACATCGACCATCGTGCGCGGTTTTCTGAGTGTGGATATCCCCGGGCTGCCGCCCAAACTGAAAGCGGAAATAGACAAGGCCATTGAACTGAGTGAAAAAGATGTGATGTAG
- a CDS encoding GTPase, giving the protein MGDPIQEYRTGLTQIQELLNRGSLLSLEPAERQALLGDSQKLLQKIDVLGESFLTVGLLGGTGVGKSSLMNALAGREIASTSHRRPHTEQVLIYCHETVPLPSALQKTTVPWSEIRHDAGSVRQIILCDLPDFDSLVGEHRRHVLSFLEHLDVLLWVTSPEKYADGRFYDFLRDVPKAHENYYFILNKVDLFFGDQTSEGGYDSLVRVTGRFQEHLSENGIAHPLIYAVSVRDAAASGSSGPWNQFPALRNQIFQQRDIKEVLAIKAANLDVEIQQFFLVLEKEILYLESFRQALKEMVVELEEGRSEWIRTAEESLEHWIEQDLKPHALSWLSDASCLVGPGYGIALLMSAWQKKAVGNNAGIGLPDLFREEGSLAPMRRQLQRWEDRMANRLLRRGLPAAFTSELEEKVNAEGGWDVLTGRMHRYVQMRLSGYEKKKFRGFLAMQYGVYFLVFLGFLLSLGGETWSGILKDPGWAQWVDLVSHMTRTIFSPVGLAALGSFLLLQLFLGLRFYGRYKKSLQRRAQKFIDSLKFEVKRIYKEEFDLIINCLVELDREVEAEISLVSVLPKRD; this is encoded by the coding sequence ATGGGGGATCCCATTCAGGAGTATCGAACAGGTCTCACTCAAATTCAGGAATTGTTGAACCGGGGAAGCCTGCTCTCCCTGGAGCCTGCGGAGAGGCAGGCGTTGCTCGGGGATTCCCAAAAACTTCTCCAAAAAATTGACGTACTGGGAGAGAGCTTTTTGACGGTTGGGCTCCTGGGCGGAACGGGGGTCGGGAAGTCCAGCCTCATGAATGCCCTGGCCGGCCGGGAGATAGCCTCCACGAGCCACCGCCGCCCTCATACGGAGCAGGTGCTGATCTACTGCCATGAAACCGTACCGCTTCCTTCGGCCCTCCAAAAGACCACTGTTCCCTGGAGCGAGATACGGCATGACGCCGGGTCCGTCCGACAGATTATCCTCTGTGATCTTCCCGATTTTGACAGCCTGGTGGGGGAGCACCGTCGGCATGTTTTGAGTTTTCTGGAACATTTGGATGTGCTCTTGTGGGTGACCTCTCCCGAGAAATACGCGGACGGCCGCTTCTATGACTTTCTCAGGGATGTTCCCAAGGCCCATGAGAATTACTATTTCATTCTCAATAAAGTAGATCTGTTTTTCGGGGATCAGACGTCCGAAGGCGGCTACGACAGCCTGGTGAGAGTGACCGGGCGGTTTCAAGAGCATCTTTCGGAAAACGGGATCGCGCATCCACTCATCTATGCCGTTTCAGTCCGCGACGCTGCGGCATCCGGTTCTTCCGGTCCATGGAATCAGTTTCCGGCTCTTCGGAACCAGATATTTCAGCAACGCGACATCAAGGAAGTCCTGGCCATCAAGGCTGCAAACCTGGATGTGGAGATACAGCAATTTTTTCTCGTCCTGGAAAAAGAGATCCTCTACCTGGAATCATTCCGCCAGGCTCTCAAAGAGATGGTTGTGGAACTGGAAGAAGGCCGTTCTGAATGGATCCGGACAGCCGAAGAAAGCCTGGAACACTGGATCGAGCAGGACTTGAAACCCCATGCGCTTTCATGGCTGTCCGATGCCTCCTGCCTGGTGGGTCCGGGGTACGGTATTGCCCTTTTGATGAGCGCGTGGCAAAAGAAAGCCGTGGGAAATAACGCCGGCATCGGGCTGCCCGACTTATTCCGGGAGGAAGGTTCACTTGCTCCCATGCGGCGCCAGCTGCAAAGGTGGGAAGATCGCATGGCGAATCGACTGCTTCGACGCGGGCTCCCCGCGGCTTTTACCTCCGAACTGGAAGAAAAGGTGAATGCAGAAGGGGGATGGGATGTTTTGACCGGTCGCATGCATCGTTATGTGCAGATGCGTTTATCGGGTTATGAAAAAAAGAAATTCAGGGGCTTTCTCGCAATGCAGTATGGTGTTTATTTTCTTGTCTTTCTGGGATTTTTGCTGTCGCTCGGGGGGGAAACCTGGAGTGGGATTCTGAAAGACCCGGGATGGGCTCAATGGGTTGACCTGGTTTCTCACATGACCCGGACGATTTTCAGCCCCGTCGGTCTGGCGGCTTTGGGGAGCTTTCTCCTGCTGCAGCTTTTCCTGGGTTTGCGCTTTTATGGACGCTACAAGAAATCCTTGCAGCGGCGTGCGCAAAAGTTTATAGATTCTCTCAAATTCGAGGTCAAAAGAATCTATAAGGAAGAATTCGATTTGATCATCAACTGCCTGGTGGAGTTGGATCGGGAAGTTGAAGCGGAAATTTCGCTGGTGTCCGTTTTGCCGAAACGCGACTGA
- the mtaB gene encoding tRNA (N(6)-L-threonylcarbamoyladenosine(37)-C(2))-methylthiotransferase MtaB encodes MNIKVALETLGCKVNQYESSYFLQLLEEAGCKTVGFREHADVYIVHSCAVTSKAGFQTRQLLRRAQRLNPAAKIIVTGCEAQLDSRRIAEEGLATHILGNAEKFDLPKWLQAPGSLSHPLMALSDPRRYDHFPPQPVTRMYSGRARAFLKLQDGCDSFCSYCVIPFTRGKSRSLPAHEVRLQMDRFLDHGYQEVVLTGIHLGQWGKDLEPRQGLAALLEELERSALPPRVRLSSLEPMEWTDELLHYLTSRQWICPHFHVPLQSGDDEILERMHRPYKAHQYEELVRELHFLFPRAAIGADVLVGFPGETEEHFQNTFELLNRLPISYMHVFPFSPRPGTLAAKWPGRVTGNELKRRARLLHRLSAAKRQTFRERFMGETIEVLAESQVKPGWWQGTSRNYLQIFFPAPCDLPPGSLVSVRIRRLTGEGVMGEMVLNPH; translated from the coding sequence ATGAATATTAAAGTGGCCCTCGAAACCCTGGGCTGCAAGGTGAACCAGTATGAATCCTCCTACTTCCTGCAACTCCTCGAGGAAGCGGGATGCAAAACGGTCGGCTTTCGGGAACATGCAGACGTCTACATTGTCCACAGCTGCGCAGTCACTTCCAAAGCGGGGTTCCAGACGAGACAACTCCTCCGCCGCGCTCAGCGCCTCAACCCCGCGGCAAAAATCATCGTCACGGGATGTGAGGCGCAGCTCGATTCCCGGCGCATCGCAGAGGAAGGGCTTGCCACCCACATTTTGGGGAACGCGGAAAAATTCGATCTCCCGAAGTGGCTGCAAGCGCCGGGCAGCCTGTCCCACCCCCTTATGGCGTTGAGCGATCCGCGTCGCTACGACCATTTTCCTCCCCAGCCCGTTACCCGTATGTATTCCGGCCGCGCACGGGCTTTTCTGAAGCTGCAGGACGGATGCGACTCTTTTTGTTCCTACTGTGTGATACCCTTTACCCGGGGCAAGAGCAGAAGCCTTCCGGCACACGAAGTCCGTCTCCAAATGGATCGTTTTTTGGATCACGGATACCAGGAGGTCGTTCTCACGGGAATCCACCTCGGACAATGGGGCAAGGACCTCGAGCCGCGGCAGGGATTGGCCGCTCTGCTGGAAGAACTGGAGAGGAGCGCACTCCCCCCGCGGGTGCGTCTCAGCTCCCTGGAACCCATGGAATGGACGGACGAACTTCTCCATTACCTCACCTCCCGGCAATGGATCTGCCCCCACTTCCATGTCCCCTTACAAAGCGGAGACGACGAAATCCTTGAAAGGATGCACCGGCCCTACAAGGCTCACCAGTATGAAGAGCTCGTTCGGGAGCTTCATTTTCTTTTTCCCCGGGCCGCCATCGGCGCAGATGTCCTCGTGGGTTTCCCTGGAGAAACGGAAGAGCATTTTCAAAATACCTTTGAATTGCTCAACCGCCTTCCCATCTCGTACATGCACGTGTTTCCCTTTTCCCCCCGCCCCGGGACTCTTGCAGCCAAATGGCCGGGACGGGTCACAGGAAACGAACTGAAGCGAAGGGCCCGTTTGCTCCACCGGTTGAGCGCCGCAAAACGGCAGACCTTCCGGGAACGCTTCATGGGGGAAACCATCGAAGTGCTGGCGGAATCCCAGGTAAAGCCCGGATGGTGGCAGGGAACTTCAAGAAACTATCTCCAGATCTTTTTTCCGGCTCCCTGCGACCTGCCTCCGGGTTCGCTGGTATCGGTGCGCATTCGACGCCTGACCGGGGAGGGAGTGATGGGCGAGATGGTTCTCAATCCGCACTGA
- a CDS encoding DUF6178 family protein, protein MPKGLMVLEEKRLERLPPEELALHLMRMPAKKRLETVLSRVDAEAVVAALAPQDFYFSVKEIGADDALPLLALARVEQINHLFDLEWWQKDSVAPAKAVDWLERLALASREKLLAWLQDADFELLVILFKRWISVTTVPEDVDLLEARDKLPLNTLDDLYYWESRYPQYEGFIKDLLSLLFEVHQGFYKELMDHILWAADVEMEEDAYRFHKGRLEDLAIPDFYDALEIYRSLRPEEMALRKEPALLKPEGASIPCFALALIPQGDLLQLSLQGIGDPLLLDSLQVELANLANKVIVADQLQADDPEALRRAVDKTVACVNLGLDLKSAGDLKLSIEVLGSTFLEHLFRLGQEEVANLRNRMKNLQLQGWFSRWPGGLRCLEPYWLESAEALLRKTPRLMRAPSESHASRHEDFFRTRKDLFEGKRLIDLFTALGPLFDALQVEADPLMDGLWKGGLVRSVEDVTLGLMIYTAAARFRQDGEWVVKPLAITKWPAAFSMLLPDPLEKLIRSWIDRIVPDASQREMVSAYLDPLFREYAEEMRPFTGGTPPDPRLVKHFLFSAD, encoded by the coding sequence ATGCCGAAAGGTTTGATGGTTTTGGAAGAAAAGCGTCTTGAAAGGTTGCCTCCCGAGGAGTTGGCGCTCCATCTGATGCGGATGCCAGCCAAAAAGAGGCTGGAAACCGTCTTGTCCAGAGTGGATGCGGAAGCCGTTGTGGCGGCTCTGGCTCCCCAGGATTTCTACTTTTCCGTGAAAGAGATCGGGGCGGACGATGCGCTGCCCCTTCTTGCCCTTGCGCGGGTAGAGCAGATCAACCACCTCTTCGATCTCGAATGGTGGCAGAAGGATTCCGTTGCGCCGGCCAAGGCCGTGGATTGGTTGGAGCGGCTGGCCCTGGCCAGCCGGGAAAAGCTCCTGGCCTGGCTGCAGGATGCTGACTTCGAGCTTTTGGTGATTCTCTTCAAACGATGGATTTCCGTAACCACAGTCCCCGAGGACGTCGATCTTCTGGAGGCCAGGGACAAGCTTCCCTTGAATACTCTGGATGACCTTTATTACTGGGAAAGCCGTTACCCTCAATATGAAGGCTTTATCAAGGACCTTTTGAGCCTCCTTTTTGAGGTGCACCAGGGGTTCTACAAGGAACTGATGGACCACATCCTGTGGGCTGCCGATGTTGAGATGGAGGAAGACGCTTACCGCTTCCACAAGGGGCGATTGGAAGACCTGGCGATTCCGGACTTCTATGATGCCCTGGAAATTTATCGTTCCCTGCGTCCGGAGGAGATGGCTTTGCGCAAAGAGCCGGCTCTTCTGAAGCCGGAAGGGGCGAGCATCCCCTGTTTCGCCCTGGCGCTCATTCCACAAGGGGATCTGCTTCAACTTTCCCTGCAGGGCATAGGAGACCCCCTTCTGCTCGATTCCCTGCAAGTGGAGTTGGCAAATCTGGCCAATAAGGTGATTGTTGCGGATCAATTGCAGGCCGATGATCCGGAAGCCCTGCGCCGGGCAGTGGACAAGACGGTAGCCTGCGTCAACCTGGGGCTGGATCTGAAAAGCGCGGGGGATCTGAAGCTCTCGATCGAGGTGCTGGGCAGCACTTTTCTGGAACACCTGTTTCGGCTGGGACAGGAAGAGGTGGCCAACCTGAGAAACCGCATGAAAAACCTGCAACTGCAAGGCTGGTTTTCCAGGTGGCCGGGCGGGTTGAGGTGTCTCGAACCTTATTGGCTGGAGTCTGCTGAAGCGCTGTTGCGGAAGACTCCACGCCTGATGCGTGCGCCGTCGGAATCTCATGCATCCCGCCACGAGGATTTTTTCAGGACTCGCAAGGATCTTTTTGAGGGAAAGCGCCTCATCGATCTTTTCACTGCCCTCGGGCCCCTTTTCGATGCCCTTCAGGTCGAGGCCGATCCTTTGATGGATGGGTTGTGGAAAGGGGGGCTGGTGAGGAGCGTGGAAGATGTGACCCTCGGTCTGATGATTTATACAGCGGCTGCTCGATTCCGGCAGGACGGAGAGTGGGTTGTGAAGCCTCTGGCCATCACAAAATGGCCTGCCGCTTTCTCCATGTTGCTTCCGGATCCACTGGAAAAGCTGATCCGGTCCTGGATAGACCGCATTGTGCCGGACGCTTCCCAACGGGAAATGGTTTCAGCCTATTTAGATCCACTTTTTCGCGAGTATGCCGAAGAGATGCGTCCTTTTACGGGAGGAACCCCTCCCGACCCCCGTCTCGTGAAACATTTTCTCTTCAGTGCGGATTGA
- a CDS encoding PLDc N-terminal domain-containing protein: MPVKILILLFIFAIPLVPTFWALVDIPKRRFSSPGKKILWFLTVSTLPFLGAVLYILLMRRHTEPLEIR, encoded by the coding sequence ATGCCTGTAAAGATTTTGATTCTTCTCTTTATCTTCGCCATTCCCCTGGTTCCCACTTTCTGGGCCCTGGTGGACATTCCCAAGCGACGTTTTTCAAGTCCCGGGAAAAAGATCCTCTGGTTTCTGACGGTATCGACTTTGCCCTTCCTGGGTGCTGTGCTGTATATTTTGCTCATGAGACGCCATACGGAACCCCTGGAAATCCGATAG
- a CDS encoding SurA N-terminal domain-containing protein produces the protein MLNLFRKHATSWLIKVALFLIVIVFIFWGGYSYNSQKASQMARVDDHYISINDYNQAYNQLLEVYRRQFGDAFSEDLIRRFNLKKQALDMLINRYVLTKAAQELGLTATTREIQDQVLEYPVFQKDGKFDQNLYVRVLQQNRLTPEAFEQKLAEDLTTRKLESFIKRQAVVTEGEIRSDFLFNHSTIQLDYVILDPKSYENQVTIDEKAVETYFKEHQDRYKDPEKRQISYVLFKTDDYLANVQVTNDEILQKYEENKDQYHHEPEVHARHILFIVTENAPEAEVAKVRSEAQKVLDEVKKGKDFSELAKKYSQDPSAAQNGGDLGYFKRHEMVDAFSDAAFAMKPGQISDLVRSPYGFHIIKVEDVRPERTESLEEARAAIEKSLKEEKARELAYEKAQAFEDVAYARKDVGKTAEEQKVQLMGNGVWVSESDSLSGLKEADPALMKKIFALGEKEVSDVLETPEGYLVAEVTAVQGPQVPPLEKVKDRVQEDLKKEKAGELAKAKASELLSAAKNLKSLEQAAREMKMDVRKSDWFSRREPDNDLLLLQGNALNSVFQMEESNPFPEAPLSLGNRYAVVQLLGKKSSEEGLEKERDSISRRLYQMKQGMLWQSWIEEERSKAKVEIYKEL, from the coding sequence ATGCTCAATCTTTTCAGAAAGCACGCAACATCATGGCTGATCAAAGTCGCTCTTTTCCTCATCGTCATCGTTTTCATCTTTTGGGGCGGCTACAGTTATAATTCGCAGAAAGCAAGCCAGATGGCTCGTGTCGATGATCATTACATCAGCATCAACGACTATAACCAGGCTTACAATCAGTTGCTCGAAGTGTATCGCCGCCAATTCGGGGATGCGTTTTCCGAAGATCTGATTCGCCGGTTCAACCTTAAAAAGCAGGCCCTGGACATGCTGATCAACCGCTATGTTCTTACCAAAGCGGCACAGGAATTGGGGCTGACCGCCACGACGCGGGAGATCCAGGACCAGGTTCTCGAGTATCCCGTTTTCCAGAAAGATGGAAAGTTTGATCAAAACCTCTATGTGCGGGTTTTGCAGCAAAACCGTCTTACCCCTGAAGCCTTTGAACAGAAACTGGCCGAAGACCTGACGACTCGAAAGCTGGAATCTTTCATCAAGCGTCAGGCCGTTGTGACGGAAGGAGAAATCCGCTCCGATTTTCTGTTCAACCACAGTACCATTCAGTTGGATTACGTGATCCTGGACCCCAAGTCCTATGAAAACCAGGTTACCATAGATGAAAAGGCCGTAGAAACCTATTTCAAGGAGCATCAGGACCGGTATAAAGATCCTGAGAAACGTCAGATTTCTTATGTGCTCTTCAAAACCGACGATTACCTGGCCAATGTGCAGGTCACGAACGATGAAATTCTGCAGAAATATGAAGAAAATAAGGATCAGTACCATCATGAACCGGAAGTGCACGCACGCCATATCCTTTTTATCGTAACGGAGAATGCTCCCGAGGCAGAGGTTGCAAAGGTCCGTTCCGAAGCCCAGAAAGTGCTGGATGAAGTCAAAAAAGGTAAGGACTTTAGCGAGTTGGCTAAGAAATATTCCCAGGACCCATCGGCGGCTCAGAATGGTGGGGATTTAGGGTATTTCAAGCGCCATGAAATGGTTGACGCCTTCTCCGATGCGGCATTCGCCATGAAACCGGGACAAATAAGCGATTTGGTGCGCAGTCCCTATGGATTTCACATCATCAAAGTGGAGGATGTTCGACCCGAAAGGACAGAATCTCTGGAAGAGGCAAGGGCCGCCATCGAGAAGTCTTTGAAAGAGGAAAAAGCGCGGGAGCTTGCCTACGAGAAGGCGCAGGCCTTCGAAGATGTCGCTTATGCCCGGAAGGACGTCGGCAAAACGGCTGAAGAACAGAAGGTGCAGCTGATGGGAAATGGAGTGTGGGTGAGTGAAAGCGATTCACTTTCCGGCCTGAAGGAAGCGGATCCCGCCCTGATGAAAAAGATTTTTGCCCTGGGGGAAAAAGAAGTCAGTGATGTTCTGGAAACTCCCGAAGGCTATCTGGTTGCTGAAGTGACGGCTGTTCAAGGGCCCCAGGTTCCGCCCCTGGAGAAAGTGAAAGATCGCGTTCAGGAGGATTTAAAGAAAGAGAAAGCGGGTGAACTGGCAAAGGCGAAAGCTTCGGAGCTGCTCTCGGCGGCGAAGAATCTCAAGAGTCTGGAACAAGCCGCCAGGGAGATGAAGATGGATGTCAGGAAAAGCGACTGGTTCTCACGCCGCGAGCCCGATAATGATTTACTGCTTTTGCAGGGAAATGCTCTCAATTCGGTATTCCAAATGGAAGAATCGAATCCTTTCCCCGAAGCGCCTCTCTCGCTGGGAAACCGTTATGCCGTCGTTCAGTTGTTGGGCAAGAAGTCCTCTGAGGAGGGATTGGAGAAGGAACGGGATTCCATCAGCAGGCGCCTGTATCAGATGAAACAGGGAATGTTGTGGCAGTCCTGGATTGAGGAAGAGCGCTCCAAGGCCAAGGTTGAGATATATAAAGAACTGTAG
- a CDS encoding ABC transporter ATP-binding protein gives MLIIEDLQVELAGKIILKHIDLEIKAGETHTLFGPNGSGKTSLLMTIMGYPQYKVVGGKIVFKGVDITHSPINERARLGIGMSYQRPPTIHGLKTRQMVEICASNREIDVENLARRVNFQNFLERDVNAGFSGGEIKRSELLQLMAQNPDFMLFDEPESGVDMENIALVGNTIARLLQKDCESTPEKSRMQMKRERTKMGLIITHTGYILDYVPADKGQVLYNGVLSCSTNPREILKCIEEVGYEECVRCTTGRP, from the coding sequence ATGTTGATCATAGAGGATCTGCAAGTAGAGCTTGCAGGCAAAATCATACTCAAACACATCGATCTGGAGATCAAGGCGGGCGAAACGCATACGCTTTTTGGGCCCAACGGGTCTGGAAAGACGTCTCTTCTCATGACCATCATGGGCTATCCGCAGTACAAGGTCGTGGGGGGGAAAATCGTTTTCAAGGGTGTGGATATCACTCACAGCCCCATCAACGAAAGAGCCCGGCTGGGTATAGGCATGTCTTATCAGCGCCCTCCAACGATTCATGGCCTCAAGACGCGTCAAATGGTGGAAATCTGCGCTTCCAATCGGGAAATTGATGTGGAAAATCTGGCCAGGAGAGTCAATTTCCAAAACTTTTTAGAAAGGGATGTCAACGCGGGTTTTTCGGGTGGAGAGATCAAGCGTTCCGAGTTGCTTCAGTTGATGGCTCAGAACCCCGATTTCATGCTTTTTGACGAACCCGAATCCGGAGTGGATATGGAGAATATCGCTCTGGTCGGCAACACCATCGCCAGGCTTCTGCAAAAGGATTGTGAATCGACGCCGGAAAAGTCCAGGATGCAGATGAAACGTGAACGGACCAAAATGGGCCTCATCATTACGCATACGGGATACATTCTGGATTATGTCCCGGCGGACAAAGGTCAGGTTCTGTACAATGGAGTTCTGAGCTGCAGCACGAACCCTCGTGAAATTTTGAAATGCATCGAGGAAGTAGGATATGAGGAGTGTGTGAGATGTACAACAGGCAGACCCTAA